From Ananas comosus cultivar F153 linkage group 8, ASM154086v1, whole genome shotgun sequence, one genomic window encodes:
- the LOC109714386 gene encoding uncharacterized protein LOC109714386 produces MHQFPQILLHNRFTKFYRLSNDVGDLLICWLFLALNIALCGARKLFGVWLQRRTQEKGKESEMGSPNSALEPCRRNDGRRWRCKSAAVPGTNLCGHHLVQSLARKRRSSSSSGVSAREGASTNKKAQKKLKS; encoded by the exons ATGCATCAATTTCCTCAAATCCTTCTCCACAACCGTTTTACGAAATTTTATAGGCTTTCTAATGACGTGGGTGATCTCTTAATTTGTTGGCTTTTTTTGGCTTTGAACATTGCGCTTTGTGGTGCCCGTAAACTGTTCGGTGTTTGGCTCCAGAGGAGAACACaagagaagggaaaagagagCGAAATGGGCTCTCCTAACAG TGCTCTGGAGCCGTGTCGCAGGAACGacgggcggcggtggcggtgcaAGAGCGCGGCGGTCCCGGGAACCAACCTGTGCGGACACCACCTCGTGCAGTCGCTCGCCCGCAAGCGCAGGAGCTCTTCTTCGTCTGGTGTGAGCGCCCGCGAAGGCGCGAGCACGAACAAGAAGGCGCAGAAGAAGCTGAAGAGCTGA
- the LOC109713840 gene encoding cell differentiation protein RCD1 homolog, giving the protein MAEVEDDPGGPNHQEEEQWEERSLSLLRDSKMDQELSAAKKKKKPASRGKKHKMKAMQRPTVMTETILEFFEEDLRESAIRYLSNYLLEKREEDLDNYHHAGFLMFNSCATMCILLQEIVVFYMRMVPDNLDVRPIKRLANVLTLFQCVAANDETREKFVNSGAPNFLIPLILFDSEIEIFDYARSVALSVIGILCQGREPTILQWAIKSNIVEACHTIIQNGSELNQVIAMHILEAILQDSIGISYVCDPIHNSLLSGLMKTWDDLVTLLAADQETSPRLLFHVIRCYLILCSHDRGYKTVRKSLPDAITNGSFDKMTEEFPVIRALLHQLLLSVGREVEEPFSCEQVLLPLAEGKNIRLQTCARSALSSESTTPICLGSDRVIFLPSTPFG; this is encoded by the exons ATGGCGGAGGTAGAAGACGATCCCGGAGGCCCAAATCACCAAGAAGAGGAGCAATGGGAGGAGCGATCCCTAAGCCTCCTCAGAGACTCCAAGATGGACCAAG AGCTCTCcgcggcgaagaagaagaagaagccggCGTCGCGGGGGAAGAAGCACAAGATGAAGGCGATGCAGCGGCCGACGGTGATGACGGAGACCATCCTCGAGTTCTTCGAAGAGGATTTGAGGGAGAGCGCCATCCGGTACCTCAGCAATTACCTCCTCGAG AAAAGGGAGGAAGATCTGGATAATTACCACCATGCCGGATTTTTGATGTTCAATTCGTGTGCCACAATGTGCATTTTGTTGCAG GAAATAGTGGTCTTTTACATGAGGATGGTTCCTGACAATCTTGATGTAAGGCCCATCAAGCGTCTAGCGAATGTTCTGACCCTTTTTCAG TGTGTTGCTGCTAATGATGAAACAAGAGAGAAGTTTGTCAATT CTGGTGCTCCGAACTTCTTGATCCCTTTGATATTGTTTGATAGTGAAATAGAGATCTTTGATTATGCTCGCTCTGTGGCGCTTTCAGTCATTGGGATTTTGTGccag GGTAGAGAACCAACAATTCTCCAGTGGGCTATCAAAAGTAATATAGTAGAAGCTTGTCATACCATTATCCAGAATGGAAGTGAACTCAATCAAGTG ATAGCAATGCACATTCTTGAGGCTATACTTCAGGACAGTATTGGAATATCTTATGTTTGTGATCCCATTCATAATAGCCTACTCAGTGGATTGATGAAAACATGGGACGACTTG GTTACTCTTCTAGCTGCTGACCAAGAAACTTCTCCTCGACTGCTATTTCATGTTATCAGATGCTACCTTATTCTATGTTCGCATGACAG GGGATATAAAACCGTAAGAAAGAGTCTCCCAGATGCTATCACAAACGGTTCCTTCGACAAAATGACAGAG GAGTTCCCAGTTATTAGGGCCTTGTTACATCAGCTTCTCCTCAGTGTTGGACGAGAAGTGGAGGAGCCGTTCTCATGCGAGCAAGTGCTTCTCCCACTGGCCGAAGGGAAGAACATTCGACTTCAAACATGCGCAAGGAGTGCCCTCTCTTCTGAATCTACGACTCCAATATGTTTAGGAAGTGACCGAGTAATATTCTTGCCATCTACGCCCTTCGGATAA
- the LOC109714081 gene encoding uncharacterized protein LOC109714081 has translation MANYEDRRPHSEEEEEKAAAATTGDDDDAKVTRRKTMITASIARRHLLVDVLHNVAAQLDPPSFVCFRETCSAWRSAATAVTDYPHLQRKNSLLALSADPEGDFRRLISPSLNLQLSDSSYRFRCCGLFDDWIAAVTASGRVFLLRQVPVTARVELPPISTLTLPPGFGDADNWQRNPLYVKKIALSAPPDSPDCLAVAVYWFNHLAVCRPGDAEWTAVHEPWELNRVYFDYYYKDAIFVAPRELIAVALTGRVVSFEFSSSSGSRRPPVVTVLMPDMQHWRSYSRAFLANCDGEAVLVERSSALGFEVLKLVEDDRGRWARKWEKQEGLQGKKAMAAVVSRCGCVCVPVEEAPPPGLEENCIYFAEARKDKGEPLRAGVFRMSDKSIRWVENGEGMVPLMLFLFDRKTLF, from the coding sequence atggcTAACTACGAGGATCGCCGCCCCCacagcgaagaagaagaagaaaaggctgCTGCTGCCACCaccggcgacgacgacgacgccaaAGTGACGCGCAGGAAAACAATGATCACGGCCTCCATTGCCCGCCGCCACCTCCTTGTCGACGTGCTGCACAACGTCGCGGCGCAGCTTGACCCCCCGTCCTTCGTCTGCTTCCGCGAGACGTGCTCTGCATGGCGCAGCGCTGCCACCGCCGTCACCGACTACCCGCACCTGCAGCGCAAGAACTCGCTGCTGGCGCTCTCCGCCGACCCCGAAGGCGACTTCCGCCGCCTCATCAGCCCTTCCCTCAACCTTCAGCTCTCCGATTCTTCCTACCGCTTCCGGTGCTGCGGGCTCTTCGACGATTGGATCGCCGCCGTGACCGCCTCCGGGCGCGTGTTCCTCCTCCGCCAGGTTCCGGTGACAGCTCGCGTGGAGCTGCCGCCGATATCGACGCTGACCCTCCCGCCGGGGTTCGGCGACGCCGACAATTGGCAGAGAAACCCGCTGTACGTGAAAAAGATCGCGCTGTCGGCCCCGCCCGACTCGCCAGACTGCCTCGCCGTGGCCGTGTACTGGTTCAACCACCTGGCAGTCTGCAGGCCGGGAGATGCGGAGTGGACGGCCGTGCACGAGCCGTGGGAACTCAATCGAGTATACTTTGACTACTACTACAAGGATGCCATATTCGTCGCACCGCGGGAGCTGATCGCGGTGGCGCTCACGGGGCGCGTCGTCTCGTTCGAATTCTCGTCGTCGTCCGGAAGCAGGCGCCCGCCGGTCGTGACGGTGCTGATGCCGGATATGCAACACTGGCGGAGTTACAGCAGGGCGTTTCTGGCGAACTGCGACGGGGAGGCGGTGTTGGTGGAGAGGAGTTCGGCCTTAGGGTTCGAAGTGCTTAAGCTGGTAGAGGACGATCGCGGCCGCTGGGCGAGGAAGTGGGAGAAGCAGGAGGGACTGCAGGGGAAGAAGGCGATGGCAGCGGTAGTGAGCCGGTGCGGCTGTGTCTGCGTGCCGGTCGaggaggcgccgccgccggggTTGGAGGAGAATTGCATCTACTTCGCGGAAGCGCGCAAAGATAAGGGAGAGCCGTTGAGGGCCGGGGTGTTTAGGATGAGCGACAAGAGTATACGTTGGGTTGAGAATGGTGAGGGGATGGTGCCTCTGATGCTGTTTCTCTTTGACCGTAAGACCCTTTTTTAg
- the LOC109714484 gene encoding rubisco accumulation factor 1, chloroplastic-like, translated as MLSLSHPPKPPSFFPYHQNPRLTTENRSRLQQQQQQQQQQQRRLSVSVSASAAKLPFSPPPSSPPGEVYQPFRPPPSSPLPARFRSLSVVERLDVLRLRLGLWHEYAPLISALSRDGFTPSSIEDATGIPGAEQNRLVVAHQVRDSLVASAAFPPDLLAFFDYGGGPELLYELRFLSAAQRAASAARVAERRLDPRGARDLARAVKDFPRRRADDGWRAFSPDSPADCLAFAFFRQSREALDHADRLAALRRALDTADTDSARARIAEEIERRADGSKEEDEEEEAERRAAVPVLRLRYGEVAEAAAVVLLPAVRAAEGAAGVAAAPARLRAQGELGVVAAETAWGRWAVLPGWAPVMEASETAVAVEMEDGRALPWRSILAAAEEAVLVVADRGRRKVEQEGGAYVVDREGRLVVERGKRLMETGVAQAVATVVLVVRPPREEDDQLSEEDWE; from the coding sequence ATGCTCTCGCTCTCCCACCCTCCCAAACCCCCCTCCTTCTTCCCCTACCACCAAAACCCCCGCCTCACCACAGAAAATCGCAGCcggctgcagcagcagcagcagcaacagcaacagcagcagcgcCGGCTGTCGGTgtcggtgtcggcgtcggccgCGAAGCTCCCGTTCTCCCCTCCGCCGTCTTCCCCTCCGGGCGAGGTGTACCAGCCCTTCCGTCCCCCGCCGTCGTCACCGCTCCCCGCGCGCTTCCGCTCGCTGTCCGTGGTGGAGCGCCTCGAtgtcctccgcctccgcctcggcCTCTGGCACGAGTACGCCCCCCTCATCTCCGCCCTCTCCCGCGACGGCTTCACCCCCTCCTCCATCGAGGACGCCACCGGCATCCCCGGCGCCGAGCAGAACCGCCTCGTCGTCGCCCACCAAGTCCGCGACTCCCtcgtcgcctccgccgccttccCCCCCGacctcctcgccttcttcgacTACGGCGGCGGCCCCGAGCTGCTCTACGAGCTGCGCTTCCTCAGCGCCGCCCAgcgcgccgcctccgccgcccgcgTCGCCGAGCGCCGCCTCGACCCCCGCGGCGCCCGCGACCTCGCCCGCGCCGTCAAGGACttcccccgccgccgcgccgaCGACGGCTGGCGCGCCTTCTCCCCGGACTCCCCCGCCGActgcctcgccttcgccttcttccGCCAGAGCCGCGAGGCCCTCGACCACGCCGACCGCCTCGCCGCGCTCCGCCGCGCCCTCGACACCGCCGACACCGACTCGGCCAGGGCCCGGATCGCGGAGGAGATCGAGCGACGAGCAGACGGTTCGaaagaggaggatgaggaggaggaggcggagcggcGCGCGGCGGTGCCGGTGCTGAGGCTGAGGTACGgggaggtggcggaggcggcggcggtggtgctTCTCCCGGCGGTGCgggcggcggagggggcggcgggggtggcggcggcgccggcgaggcTGCGCGCGCAGGGGGAGCTCGGCGTGGTGGCGGCGGAGACGGCGTGGGGCCGGTGGGCGGTGCTGCCCGGGTGGGCGCCGGTGATGGAGGCGTCGGAgacggcggtggcggtggagaTGGAGGACGGGCGGGCGCTTCCGTGGCGGTCGATtttggcggcggcggaggaggcggtgtTGGTGGTGGCGGATAGGGGGCGGCGCAAGGTCGAACAGGAGGGAGGGGCCTACGTAGTGGACAGGGAGGGGAGGTTGGTGGTGGAGAGGGGTAAGAGGTTGATGGAGACGGGGGTGGCGCAGGCGGTCGCCACCGTCGTGTTGGTGGTGCGCCCGCCCAGGGAGGAAGACGACCAGTTGAGTGAGGAGGATTGGGAATAA
- the LOC109714485 gene encoding WAT1-related protein At2g39510-like, which produces MVLVTSQVRKMCRRYKPHSLMTLAQVGYTILYFLMEASFNCGLNPHVYTTYRHLVAGLVMFPFAYFLEKKLRPKLTWALFLEIQILSLLGISLTLNMYFASLRYTSPTFVASMVNTVASMTFVIAIFLRLEHLDAKSLRGMAKIVGTAVSLAGVTTMTLYKGPTVRNLWRGLIHIQGGVIHEEWVKGATLIVASCITWSMWYIMQAMTLKRYPAQLSLTTWVCIVGGAQSAIFTAFIEHKPSAWAIGFDIKFWCIIYSAVVCSGLILFIQLWCTKEKGPVFVTMFNPLSTVMVAMLAYFIFGEKLHTGSIIGGIIVVGGLYTLLWGKDRDQEAREKSEGNSDLAYEEQGESNCVSDTGNCGKGDGSKEFHGI; this is translated from the exons ATGGTGCTTGTAACATCTCAGGTTAGAAAAATGTGTAGGAGATACAAACCACACAGTCTCATGACTCTAGCCCAGGTTGGTTACACAATTTTGTACTTCCTCATGGAAGCTTCCTTCAATTGCGGGCTCAATCCCCATGTTTACACTACGTACCGACATCTCGTGGCCGGCTTGGTCATGTTCCCTTTCGCCTACTTCCTCGAAAA AAAATTGAGGCCAAAGTTGACATGGGCACTGTTTCTGGAGATACAAATCCTTTCACTTCTAGG GATCAGCCTTACTCTGAATATGTATTTTGCAAGCTTAAGATACACCTCGCCAACATTTGTGGCCTCTATGGTCAACACCGTTGCTTCGATGACATTCGTAATCGCTATTTTTCTTCG GTTGGAGCATCTCGATGCGAAGAGCCTTCGAGGGATGGCGAAGATCGTCGGCACGGCAGTTTCCTTGGCCGGCGTTACGACTATGACATTGTATAAGGGACCAACAGTGAGGAACCTCTGGAGGGGATTAATTCATATACAAGGGGGTGTCATACATGAGGAATGGGTGAAAGGAGCAACTCTTATTGTTGCAAGCTGCATAACTTGGTCCATGTGGTATATCATGCAG GCAATGACATTGAAACGATACCCCGCGCAACTTTCGCTCACCACATGGGTGTGCATCGTCGGCGGAGCACAATCAGCCATTTTCACTGCATTTATAGAGCATAAACCATCAGCATGGGCCATTGGATTCGACATCAAATTCTGGTGCATCATATATTCA GCAGTAGTATGCTCTGGATTGATACTCTTCATCCAGTTATGGTGCACCAAAGAAAAAGGGCCAGTTTTTGTGACCATGTTCAATCCCCTTTCGACTGTAATGGTGGCAATGCTAGCGTACTTCATTTTTGGCGAGAAATTACACACAGGGAG CATAATCGGTGGAATTATCGTCGTCGGCGGCCTCTACACATTACTGTGGGGCAAAGACAGAGATCAAGAAGCCAGGGAAAAATCTGAAGGAAATTCTGATTTGGCTTATGAGGAGCAGGGTGAATCAAATTGTGTTTCTGACACAGGTAATTGTGGAAAAGGCGATGGCTCAAAGGAGTTCCATGGTATCTAA